Part of the Pieris napi chromosome 6, ilPieNapi1.2, whole genome shotgun sequence genome, CCATGTCGTAGCCGTGGAAGTGGAGGCGGGCCCACGCTGCAGTTGGTATAAACTGCTTGAAGAGGCTGAAGAAAGTGCTGATAAACCAATTGTAATTCACCACGTGCACCGCGTGGATGTTGATTGGGAAGGATACCTGGAAAGTTCAATTTCATTTATGACACAATTTTAAAGAAggcaacacaaatatacagtatttacaattttcctaACCGTACGtagtaagaataaaaataattaaaaattaataaaaagaaaattaaaagaaatttaaaaagtttggtcacTATGGCTGTGTACcattaacgctggcagcatttcctcgatgtattgcgatacttattcgttgagcggggaaagcaccagctctagggtcaccggtactattaaccaggcgccaacttaaatctttaataagcgcctgtgcacttgaaccctaCGGCCCAAGGgcctctactccaaagggatcaaaatcaaagttggagaaagattcttatatttgagccgtttattattttccggcGTACTGTGGGACGCCAGTTTTATGTGCTTGTCTTTGCCCATAAAGAGAAATTACTATAGCCAATTCCCCAGAAAAATGATTGCCTCATAATGTGTTATTGGAGGTTGGTTATACTGACCACGTAACTTAACAAATAAAGGTTAATAAATGCgacaaaactaattaaataacaaaattacgatttttcatctacttttgtatttaattgtttattctattaaatattataattacacacCCCCATTAAAGCTACAATCTGTCCAGCCACTGTCCTCGTCAGCTTACTAACATGCCGAACCCCTAAACCCTCGAGGTCCACAATTATAGTTACTCCGAGGATCTGTAGCCTGGGCTGCATTGCTGCTATTTCATCCATGATTAGTGCACATCGCACTACGTCTTCTATTGGTATCTCCTCGCTGTCCCAGCGCCCTGGTAGAAATAcctttttgttaatataaaaaaacggtTAGTTATCTCTTgattaactaaatttattaactaCAGTTAGTTTATCTTTTGAATGATCAATTTAATTCTTagagtaatttaataaaatatttcgtcTGACAGCTTAAACTCACCGAACCTCATAAGCGTGATGCGGCCATTTTCAGGGCTATCTGGTAATGTGCCTGCATACACATTCTTCACTTTCTGCAAACCGAATGCACTGCAGTCATACAAGTATGCGTTTTTACGTCTAAAGTCTTCATATCGGACCATCTGTGAACCACAAGGAAATCTCTTAAATTGTACGCAGTCCTATTAAGctgcatttaaaataatattttatataatctcattcggtaatattcgaattatgaaatgaaatacagacttttattggcatattttatttacatacttctttaagaaaattaaaaaattaaattaaagcattattctcctaacgaaacaatgctttaaaatatttttttaatcattaaagTACAATGTGTCCCGACCAAGGcggtttcaattcaatttaagtacACATAATATGTGGTGAGCGCAACGCGCTGTTTCCGAGCCAATAGACCAATAACAGACTTTTTCCATTTAGGCGCTATTTCGTACATACGaatttgagtaatattttgttggatAAAACTTTAGTAGCCAAAATGTCAAGCAACACCGACAATACCGATGAAAATTGACATTCTAGAAACAGCTACGAAACTGTCGAATAGTCTTTTCCAAGAAAAATCTAGAAAAGCGTATGACAAATGTTACCAAGACTTTATGACTTGGAAACCTATAGCCATgaggttaaataaaatatagtgtaTGCAATTGCATATAATTAGGTAATATACCctctattatattatgacaGTTGCATAAACTACTAAAATAGGCTTATTGCCTACTATAAGccagttatattataaaatatatcagagtttctgtaaaataaaatgttgtttatttcgattaccaaaaataacagtaatgTTGTAATTTGTAAGTCTTGCTTCAACGGCCATGGTAACAGCATGTATTCCAAAAATATGAAAGCtgctaaattatatttctcaATTCGTAACCATGCAATTTGCGAACCCCGCTGTAACGATGGTGATTATGGAACCTTGTCCATTGTactacaaaaatgtgtaatagCGTAAAACAACACTTTAAATTCACTACAGTAGTTACAGTAAATTACTGTACATACACTTAGCCTGCAATATCCTTATTATGaaagatgatgatgatgaaaagAAACAGATGAATAGGTTACGAAAAATGCTGCAATGGTTTTAGTTATAAGTTGAATTATTTTACTGCTAAATTAGAATACATAACAAAAAGTTCCTGTCTGCGAAATAAATgctgaaatgttttataattgttttaactgGCAAGACACAAACCACCGACTTGGCTATAAAAAACGATCAATGAACAAGAAATGTTTTGGCTCTTAAGAACATCTTGTATACATGGAGGAGAGACTGAAACGCCAACGACGACATATATCCAGTCTCTTTAACCGTATAGTGTTGAATAAtggaaacaattttattagaaatggAAAGGGAGTCAAGGTCTGATACGGTTAATGCCTGGTGCCACTTTACACACCGCATGTTCACTGTTTAGCTTTTGTCGGCAAAATTTAGTCTTTTGGCGTTTTGACATCCCGTAGCCTCCAATTATGGGTAAAATACACTTTTGCGTCTGTTTCTTGAAAAACAGGTCTcttgaaataaacaattatttcaagaGACCTGTTTTTCAAGAAACGTTTACGGTTTTACGGAGAATCGAATCATGTATGTCCATTATAAAGCTGGTAAATCTTGAAGTGACGCATTTTATAATGACTAGGTATGTATAACGTGTAGGGTAATTTGATTCTTGAGAAATCGTATGAATCAATCGCatcattcaaatatttaaaataaaattttgtatatcaTTGAGGTATATATGATTCCTTACTAGTTAGCATTATTATTgaacagatttatttataattataatacattacCAATTTATGCGCAAGCGCCGGTATAAATCTCCTACACCGAAGGAAGCGAAGAAGGTAGGCGTCATCCATTCGGCGAGGATTACACAAGCCGCgctctaaaattataaaaaaatgtggttAAATGTCGCGTAtcccaaatatatatatgtaatatgtatatatattggtTGGAAGGTTGGGCTCGATTCCTAACTTATTATTGTCGGCAAGGCGTAGAAGGTTCACTAAGTTGCCCGGAGCATACTTTACTGATACGGGACTTCGAGTTTGTGACgaatgttttttaaaaggccggcaacgcactagcgagccctatggcattgaaagtgtccatgggcggtatcacttaagatcagatgagcctcctgcccgtttgccccctgttctataaaaaaaacatcttacCATAAACCATACTCCTAAGCTCTTCGATTTGCGACTGTCTTTTGTAAGGATCCTCATTGCAGTTCCGTCGAGCTACCTCCTCAAACTCCGGGTCTTCAAACCTGCTGATCTCAGCTGCGAATGCGATGTCGATGAACGGCATAGTTAGGTTTGTATGAAGCCAAAGCCTCGGAGATCAATGCATctgtgattaaaataaaaatagaaaggAATTGTTTAATCGATTTTAACTCTTAGGCGGTTATTCTATCCTAGTATTAACTATCCTACTTACTATGATAACATAACTCTTCAAATACAGAAAAGGAGGCAAGTCAGACAAAAAAGAGACTAAATAAACTATACTGAAGCTGCATTTTTACAatgcaaaacaaatattatatattatgtcgaattgaaaaattaaagtattttttgatTCAATGTTCAGTCAGTGCGGGCCCGACCGTTTTGCATCTTAGATAATATAGTTCTCTCCATACTGATGAACTCTTTATTGGAATCACTCTCAGTATCGATATTAAAAGTACCAAGGTCGCTGTTGTGACGATACTGATAACcctgtaaatttaaatataacatcgAGTTTCTTAAATAATGGCTTAAAACTGAAAAGCTATGAAATTCCTGTATCAGTAGAATACCATTGCAGaaggaattaaataattgctgtTCCATgcgttaaaaagttaaaaaatctttagggttttaattagtttttaactgataaaaatcttatacaacTAACAAGTTTTATGCGTTTCATTAAGTCTAACTAAAGACTTGACCTAGCTATTCGGTTAaaagatactttatttatcaaagaattacattcacttagcgagaaaatttagagtaaattagttatgtatatcgtattatgaaattatttaaaaataataaaataataatattggttTCTAACAATATGTACAATAAATTTCGTTCTAAAGGCTGACCACATATATTTTACAGTTCAatgattttgttttcattcTATAGTAAGTTACAGTATCTCAAAATCTTTAACATATTCTACTTGAAGCATATTTAATCACAGAGGGTTACTAATTAcgaaacaaaatgttattacCTGTAGCTAACATATGGTCATACTCGACTCTGTAGTCTGTGTTACCCTAAGTAATGCCAACCTGACAGcgacaattaaaatttttcacACCTTCAAAGTAACGTTTAAATAAAGAACACCTTGTTACTAACGGTTCTTTGACCGTTTTCGGCACGTTTATTATGGAGCGGTGATAGTGAAAGGCACAAGAAAGTGGTccctttactttttaaagacgtacttttataataactacCTACTTGAGTACTATTATAATATCTTTGTATACAAgctatatcaataaatttcTTGTAAAGAGCCTTAACTAGAAGCAGAAAAAGGTAAATTATGATGAAAATGTATGACCAATATAGAAGGgatttttagaaattaattgGAGTAGTCTATCAAtcagaaattaattaattatttgtcgTTGATCCCATGGTTGATGGGACGGGCTTTGGTATGGaatgctacttgtgtggacacTTTAGCCTCCACCTCTCTCGGACAAGCAAAATAGCTagggcggccgcagagcaggcgaAATATTCAAGTCTTTCTTCCAACTTCGATTtagttccctttggagtagagacttttgggccgtggggttcaagtgcacaagcaccaattaaagatttaggttggcgcctggtagatagtaccggtgaccagagagctggtgctttcctcgctcaacgaataagtatcgcaatacagcgaggacatgctgccagcgttaaaggtacactgccacaaaTTTTTAGAAagctaaatttttaaatttgttttaattaattattaatgtagctatctatgtaggttaaggaaattgtaaatactgtatatttgattgttatgtcaTCGAAATCGTTTTTTAAACCATAAGGTTTCggctttttatataattaatataattgacaCGAATGaaaatttaccaaaaacacaagagaattacaataaaaacagGAAGTTTTTGTATGACTTTTGTTGAGCTAAAAAAATccatattttacattttacaagtATTTTCAAGGTTAAAACGCATAAAAACAGTAgctgatttatatatttttaatacttagtaTTGTTTCGTCTAGTCGTAgtcttaagtaaaaaaatagaagACAAAAACAAAGTGtcccttaatagagactgtaagttgTGTAGGAcactttatgttaaatatcctttttattaattaggttagacttaaattacttattagacttaagttaggctagaatGTTCCAGTTCTGAGTGAAGgcaatgtgtttaaaaaaagtattatttcgaaataattataactgttTATATGTCACGATATGATAAATGtgataaaaaccaaaataaacgATTAAAAATAAGGTCAACGCCTTTCAATGAATTCATTTAGacttgattttaataaatattttaatttctcaaTAACGAAAACCTTACGCGATGGGCAGACGAGGTTAAAGAAGCTGGTGGGGAATATTGGGAGAAGAATGCTCTAGATAGAGAGACTTGGAGCCagttagaggaggcctatccTACTCTATAAGAGGTccttaaataatagtttttatctacaattttaagtgtgtatctattgtatatatataacgaATGAggagtaataatttataatataataaaaaaatcagaggcgctacaacttatttttaaggttagatttctgtacctgtggttattgttaatctaataggcaagtaagtgatcagcttcctgtgcctgacatacgctgTCGGTTTcgtcatgatgttttccttcaccgttcaagcgaatgttaaatgcgcacatagaataaaagtcaattggtgcacagccggggatcgaacctacgaccgaGGGATGAGTCCCACGCCGAAGCCACTGTCAACACTTTATTGttatatctactatataaaaataagtcgggttttccttcctgacgctataactccagaacgcacgaaccgatttccacggttttgcattcgttggaaagggtTCGGGCTCCGTGGGGTTTTcggaaaattcaggaaaaatttcaacagaaaagcgggatcaccaaacgaaatgttacataaaacgaagccatctggtggcgaaacggagttcgccgagtttgctagtgtaatataaaaacttaaatgcaaTCTCGGCCTGCGTAGCGAATCTACGCTATTAAAATCtcattaatataacattagtTTGGAATCACATCAATGGAAAATTAAACAGAATTGCTATTTTTTTGCATTGCTATGCGAtggagaaatttaaaattgcaaGTAGCAAACATTTTTAACAAGCATTTAAAATCGACATACACGTAGCTGGAATACACATAGTTGTAATTCTCAGgtctaaataacaattaattaaaggtGGTAGACCTTATGTTGAATGAAGGCTcatgtgttgccggccttttaggaattaCGCTCTTGAAGGACttagaaaaagaaagaacCGGTGGCGGAGTTTCTTGTCCGCTTTACGCCCTTGACGTTCGAagtggtagtaaatgtaaatttagaatcaatttgacatattttctgttgacgttcataagtgtacttgattacttatatgaataaagttattctgagtttgagtttacacgaattggttcggaattatgttttttttatggttgagtattaaatacctaatacAGTAGAGGAATGTCTCCGCTTCGAAGGAgtagacaattatttattcaaatactttataaataattatagtttatgctaatataacattattttaatttttttctatagaacagagggcaaacgtgcaggaggctcatctgatgttaagtgataccatgcCAGGGACACTctaaatgccagagggctcgcgagtgcgttgccggccttttaagaatgcGTTCGGAAGTGGCCAATCTGAAAAATACCATCAACAGCTTAccctagtaaaatataatattaatattggtatgtgtgtgtgcgtgagtttacttaataaagttcaaaagtcaaaaatcatttattcatataggtaacacaatgtacacttatgaacgacaaaaaataaatacatattaaatgcttctaattttacatttactgccagttctcaaatcaagggcgtagaacggaagagaagaactggcaataaactctccgccactcttttattAAAAGCGTTATTAGTTAGTCAGTTATTTCTGAACCATCGTTGGTTGCTTTGGCCTATATAGAACAGCAaaagaaataagaaaatatatcatcataattgactataaTTTACGTGCAACTCTTATCTCtgttactaaatataatcactatttaaatgtttacgaAACGATTGGTTGTTAATGCAATTCGATGTAAGATAAAACTGCTATGGTAAaagcaaatataattatattttcaattttactattcgtatgtaggttaagaaaattgtaaatactgtttttatgtttagggtttaataaaagatatatctattatataatttcCCTTGTTAAATTAGTGAGACAGGGcgaatatatatttgtgtttgtttaattAGTACATCTACCAATTATTAGCATttgaatttttagttttaagtagTTAATTCCTTTTTTGTTATGACAGTCGATGCGTCAGttgacaaaaaaattgtaaccacTTTATATTTCATcgtcagatttttttaaaattcttttatgaagaataataaattcgTGTATAATGCTTATTAGTTGTCTGTTCaatgttaattaatacaatatatgttAATTCTATAAGCCTTTCAGGCATATAGAAcccatacaaatatattaaatagaaaacCAAACTGGCGATCCGTCACAATGCGGGGGTGACCAAACAAAGTACTTCCACAGGTATTCcgcaacataatatttttactccATACAATTCTATTCTGGAACCCAACCCATTTCTGAAACTCGTTTCAATACTATTGCGTAggactttaaatatatatctttatatatttctactgtacgtgtgtatgtatCTGAACTCCTCTCAAACGGCTGGa contains:
- the LOC125050539 gene encoding clavesin-1-like, with the translated sequence MPFIDIAFAAEISRFEDPEFEEVARRNCNEDPYKRQSQIEELRSMVYERGLCNPRRMDDAYLLRFLRCRRFIPALAHKLMVRYEDFRRKNAYLYDCSAFGLQKVKNVYAGTLPDSPENGRITLMRFGRWDSEEIPIEDVVRCALIMDEIAAMQPRLQILGVTIIVDLEGLGVRHVSKLTRTVAGQIVALMGVSFPINIHAVHVVNYNWFISTFFSLFKQFIPTAAWARLHFHGYDMASLHKHIDPEYLPPEYGGQCQYVISTEEWLRKIDIFKDDFMVQELRELGFMVESDKCKWFDEW